CAGGTGTGGATGTGTGTgaggggggtgggcagagaggggccagggcGTAGGAAAAGCTGTCTGGCTGAGGATAGAGTGGGTTGCCTCAGCTTGGGGTAAGGCCCCCTCCTTCAAGGAGTGGGGGAAGGGCCGGGAAGGAGCTAAttggtctgggggagggggtgggtttCCTGCGCAGCACAGCTGGCACCTGGCCAGCCTCCCCAGCCATAACTTTCCCGAGGGCAGGGCGACCCCCGGTCCAGGcccctcccgccccagccccgcccttgACTCCCACTCTCCCCAGGGCTGAGTATCTTCACGGGAAGCATGGGGTGGACGTGGAAGTCCAGGGGCCCCATGAAGCCCGCGATGGGCAGCTCCTTATCCGCCTGGATTTGAACCGTAAGGAGGTGCTGACCCTGAAGCTTCGGAATGGAGGAACCCAGCCTGTCACCCTCACCCACCTCTTCCCACTCTGCCGGACCCCCCAGTTTGCCTTCTACAATGGAGACCAGGAGCTGCCCTGCCCCCTGGGCCCCGGTGAGTGGGTTTCCAAAGGAAAGAAGAGCCTCAGGCGGACAGGGGCCTGCCCTAGGAAGGGCTGGTGCTTCGGGAACTACTGTTGCTGGCCCGTGGGCTCCTGCCCTGGGATGGGGCTATCTGAGGGGATGTCCAGGGTTACGATGCTGGTGGTAGGATCCCTCCCTAACCCCAACTCACTCAGCTGTTCTCCCCAGGTGAATGCTATGAGCTCCATGTCCACTGTAAGACCAGCTTTGTGGGCTACTTCCCAGCCACGGTgctctgggagctgctgggaCCCGGGGAGCCAGGTTCAGAAGGAGCTGGCACTTTCTACGTTGCTCGCTTCTTGGCTGCCGTCGCCCACAGTCCCCTGGCAGCACAGCTGAAACCCACGACTCCCTTCAAGCGGACCCAGATCACTAGAAACCCTGTAGTGACCAGCCGgatagaggaaggagagagacccGACCGGTAACTTCCTCTCCCTCCAACCCAGTCCAGGCTGCGAGTGTTCTGACACCGTTCTGGGAAGGACGTAGAGCTGGCAGCCAGAGCCCCCTTTCCTAATTATGAATTCTTAACTCCTCTGCGCCTGAGACCTTTTCTGCCTAGGAAAAAAGTTGCAGATAGGAGGACAGTGTGAAAAAATCTCAAGTATTTTCAACTGTATGATGGATCATCAGGCAACCCAGGACGGacatgtctttttctgtttttttttttaacagctttattgagacaatTCGTATACCATACAGTTCACTTGTTCACAGAGTACAGATCACtgatttttagtttattcacagTTATGTGCAGCATCACCGCaatctgttttaaaacatttcatcaccccaaaaaggaaCCCATACCCTTTAGTTATCACCCCTTTTGCTCTCCATTCCCTCCCAGCCGTAGGCAACCACTCACCTGCTTTCTGCAGATTTCCCTATTCCGGACATTTCACATGCATAGAATCATATATGTGTAGACATCTCTTTTTGACATGGCTAGATGTTCACAAATACTGAGCTATAAAAGCAAACTATAAGACCATTGTgctctttttgttaaaaatatgtgtgtatcaTACaaattgacaaagaaaaaaagcctaGAAGGTTACATACCAAAAAGTTTACATTGGTTATCCCTGGAGAGTGAGactgttatttatttactcatttatttattagctattttctgattttttcctctAGTGGACATGCATTACTTATATACatattctatatgtatatatgcattatatttatatatatatgtatgtgtatatatatatatgcttttttttttaaatgcttccaaGTGTCATGTTTTCCAAAAAATGAGAATGGTGAAACCTTGGCATAAGCAGCCTCACGAGACAGAGTCCTGCCTCCTTGGGCAAAGGCCGCTGACCTCCTTCAGCAATTGTATTGAAACAGGGCTTTGCACAGTCTCCTGGGAGGGGCCGTCTCTGAAGGTGAGGGATCTCCATGTTTGTGATAGCTTTTCTTCCCCCACTCCTGCAGTGCTAAGAGCTATGACCTGGAGTTAAGTATGGCACTGGGGACGTACTACCCACCCCCCCGCCTCCGGCAGCTGCTCCCCATCCTTCTTCGGGGAACAAGTATCTTCACTGCCCCAAAGGAGATTGCTGAGATCAAGTAAGTACCACCCCCCTGCACTGTTCATGCTGCTTGATATTTCTTCTTCACTGGCTTCTTCCCATCCCCATGCCTCTGTCCTAGCCTCTCGTGctccattcattcatccctttACTGAGCATTCgacctgtgccaggcaccattcagGGTGAATTAATCACATGAGGGCCGGGTCATCCTAGTGGGGACAGTGAGCAtgtatcattttatcatttcttgGAGTCATGAGTGCCATGAAGAATTAACTAAAGCTCAagctgggtgaggggtgggtTGTGCTGTTTTGCAGAGGGCAGCTAGTCCTGAACTCTTTGAGAAGGTGATATGTGAGCAAAGAGTGACATTTGAAAGAGGTGAGGGTGTGAGTCATAGGAGGATCTTGGGGAGAGGACTTTCCCAGGCCCCAGGATCCACAGTACAAATGTGAGTCAGGTCTGAGGTAGAGGTCAGGGGCTCCCTTCTTGGAGGCCTCTGACCCCCATCTGCTTCTCTGTCCTTCTAGTCTTTCCTGATTCCTGATGTCTTCATAGTCCCAGAGCtgcaggtgggagagggtggaTGCTCCTGGGCATGGGGTTGCCTGACCGGTCCTgttcctgtcccctcccaccctcctccatcACTGCCAGGGCCCAGCTGGAGACAACCCTGAAGTGGAGGAATTATGAGGTTAAGCTGCGGCTGCTGCTGCACCTGGAGGAGCTGCAGATGGAGCATGATATCCGGCACTATGATCTGGAGTCGGTGCCCATGACCTGGGACCCTGTAGACCAGAACCCCGGGCTGCTCACGCTGGAGGTCGGGGCTCAGATGAAACGGGGAGGAAGGGCTCGAGTCAGCCCACCCACAGGCTGTGGGCAGAATACTGCTCCTACAACAGAGCAGAGCAAAAGGATGGTGAAGCAAAAGGATGTCAAGCTCAGAGGGCTTGACAAGGAGCAGAGTGGGCATCTGGGCCCAAAGGAGGTATCAgagcagggcagtggggaggaccTGGGTTTTGGCCCAGATTTTTGTTACCATTGGTcatgagaccttgggcaagtcccttactCTTGACCTTAGTTCCCTCACCTGAAAAGCACTGAGCTGTACCAGATAATTCTAACAGCCCTTTCCGGCTCTCAGATGTTCAATATGTTCACATAAGCCCAGAATTAATTATACATGCGAGTTGATTCCTGCACATGTGTACTGAGGAAGGCACCCAGTGAGAAGGGACGGCAGGTGAGGATGATCAAGGAAAGATTCCTGCAGGAACTGAGTTTTGAACAAGATTTTAAAGAGTGGGAACTGAGCTGGCCAAGAGTGCAACCAAATGGGCTGGAAAGCTGGTCCTGAAATTGTGCCTTGGAGAGTCCCCAGGACTCCTGGTCTCAGTATGTCTGAGCAGTTTGGGCAGACTTGTCCCATCCCCATTTCTTGACTCTTGCCCTGTCtggtggaagaagaaagaggcaaagcTCCCTGAACCTGGGGTCTAGGGTAGAGCCTCAGACCTTGTCCCTCAAGGGGGTCTGGAGAGCCTAGGGCAGGCCCTCCACTGGCCATCTCCAGGATAGGAGCTTGCTGGTTTTCGTGCTCCATAGGTTCCCGGGGTGGCTGAGAGCCGCCCCTCCGTGCTGCGGGGTGACCACCTGTTTGCCCTGTTGTCCTCCGAGACACATCATGAGGATCCCGTCACCTACAAGGGCTTTGTGCACAAGGTGGAACTGGACCGTGTGAAGCTGAGCTTTTCCACGAGGTGGGTGTGGGGGAGCCCTGAGCTGCAGAAAGATGTCCCAGAGGCTAGGAAGGAGGAGGGTGTTTCTCCCCAAAGTGAGTGGAACcccagggacagggcagggggacCCTGAGATGCCTCAGCAGCTTCCTTTCCTGGAGGATTGCACAGAGGTCTGGGAAAGGAAGTAGTGGAGATGGGGCAGATGGAGAGACTCCCGCCTTTTATTACCCACTCCCCTAGCTgaattctttctcctctctctcccctaaaGCCTCCTGAGCCGCTTTGTGGATGGGCTGACCTTCAAGGTGAACTTCACCTTCAACCGCCAGCCCCTGCGAGTGCAGCACCGCGCCCTGGAGCTGACAGGGCGCTGGCTGCTGTGGCCCATGCTCTTCCCTGTGGCCGCCCGAGGGGTCCCGCTGCTGCCCTCAGATGTGAAGCTCAAGTGAGACTGTGGGCAGGGGGCTCTGGGGCCCCTTGGAGTGTGGGCTTAGGGACGGGGTCACGGAGGCCTCTGGGATGCTGGATGACATCGTGTTCCCCACCCCTCTGTCAGGCTGTATGACCGGAGTCTGGAGTCAAACCCCGAGCAGCTGCAGGCCATGAAGCACATTGTTATGGGCACCACCCGTCCTGCCCCCTACATCATCTTTGGGCCTCCGGGCACTGGCAAGACTGTCACCTTAGTGGAAGCCATCAAGCAGGTGGGGCCTGAGCGTAGACCTGGGGTCTgcactcccacctcccacccccgctCCGGGACCAAGCAATCGTCCCCAGGTTTTGGTTCCCTCTAGCTCCCTGAGTGCTCGCTTCTGAGCTGGCATCAAGGGCCAGTGTGGCTGTTGAGTACAGTTGTACAGGTTGGGTTCTGCATGACTCTTGGAGTCACCATTTATGTCTCAGTTTATATATTTACTGCAGTGGTTTATATATTTACTGCAGCGGTTTTCCAGCATTAAAGTGCTGTGTGGACTAGTAGGGGGCTCAGCATCAGCCTTTTGAGTCACTCCCTCTCTCAGCTACGGGAGGCAAGTGCTACGCTGCACCAGCCTGAGTCACAACCAcgtttctccctcctctcctcctggagaCCAGAAGCTGCTTCCCACATCTGCTTATCCTCACCCCAGGTGGTGAAGCACTTGCCCAAAGCCCACATCCTGGCCTGCGCACCGTCCAACTCAGGGGCGGACCTCCTCTGCCAGCGGCTCCGGGTCCACCTGCCCAGCTCCATCTACCGcctcctggcccccagcaggGACATCCGCATGGTGCCTGAGGACATCAAGGTACCTGGGAAAGGCGGAGGGCCAAGGGATGGCAGGTGCTGCCCTGGGTGGGCACTGGGGCCAGAAAACTAGGAGACCTGGATTCTATACTCACTGTGTGGCCTTCGGTGGGTCAGGactcctctctgggctccagtttcCCTATGTGTAGATTGAGAGTGATAAATACAGTTGCCTGTGGGGGGCCCAGAGCCAGAGTGAGGGTGACAGTCGGGGTGGAGCCAAGCtgactcctcctctccctgcacaaCCCTCAGCCCTGCTGTAACTGGGATGCAAAGAAGGGGGATTACGTGTTTCCC
This region of Camelus ferus isolate YT-003-E chromosome 9, BCGSAC_Cfer_1.0, whole genome shotgun sequence genomic DNA includes:
- the MOV10 gene encoding helicase MOV-10 isoform X3, whose protein sequence is MYSTRIGAFLNNFGTPAPGFSSMLYGMKIASLAYVTKTRVRFFRLDRWADVWFPEKRKVKLGSDISKHHKSLLAEIFYDRAEYLHGKHGVDVEVQGPHEARDGQLLIRLDLNRKEVLTLKLRNGGTQPVTLTHLFPLCRTPQFAFYNGDQELPCPLGPGECYELHVHCKTSFVGYFPATVLWELLGPGEPGSEGAGTFYVARFLAAVAHSPLAAQLKPTTPFKRTQITRNPVVTSRIEEGERPDRAKSYDLELSMALGTYYPPPRLRQLLPILLRGTSIFTAPKEIAEIKAQLETTLKWRNYEVKLRLLLHLEELQMEHDIRHYDLESVPMTWDPVDQNPGLLTLEVPGVAESRPSVLRGDHLFALLSSETHHEDPVTYKGFVHKVELDRVKLSFSTSLLSRFVDGLTFKVNFTFNRQPLRVQHRALELTGRWLLWPMLFPVAARGVPLLPSDVKLKLYDRSLESNPEQLQAMKHIVMGTTRPAPYIIFGPPGTGKTVTLVEAIKQVVKHLPKAHILACAPSNSGADLLCQRLRVHLPSSIYRLLAPSRDIRMVPEDIKPCCNWDAKKGDYVFPSKKKLQEYRVLITTLITASRLVSAQFPIDHFTHIFIDEAGHSMEPESLVAIAGLMEVKEADNPGGQLVLAGDPRQLGPVLRCPLTQKYGLGYSLLERLLTYNALYKKGPEGFNPQFITKLLRNYRSHPTILDIPNRLYYEGELQACADVVDRERFCRWEGLPRQGFPIIFHGVMGKDEREGNSPSFFNPEEAATVTSYLKQLLAPSSKKGKARLSPRSVGVISPYRKQVEKIRYCITKLDKELRGLDDIKDLKVGSVEEFQGQERSVILISTVRSSQSFVQLDLDFNLGFLKNPKRFNVAVTRAKALLIVVGNPLLLGHDPDWKAFLEFCKENGGYTGCPFPAKLDLQQGQNLLQGLSKLSPSTSGPHCHDHLPQEREGEGGLSLQVEPEWRNEL
- the MOV10 gene encoding helicase MOV-10 isoform X2, with amino-acid sequence MLWVSGWLNPQRRQDNSSYITPVFGTPAPGFSSMLYGMKIASLAYVTKTRVRFFRLDRWADVWFPEKRKVKLGSDISKHHKSLLAEIFYDRAEYLHGKHGVDVEVQGPHEARDGQLLIRLDLNRKEVLTLKLRNGGTQPVTLTHLFPLCRTPQFAFYNGDQELPCPLGPGECYELHVHCKTSFVGYFPATVLWELLGPGEPGSEGAGTFYVARFLAAVAHSPLAAQLKPTTPFKRTQITRNPVVTSRIEEGERPDRAKSYDLELSMALGTYYPPPRLRQLLPILLRGTSIFTAPKEIAEIKAQLETTLKWRNYEVKLRLLLHLEELQMEHDIRHYDLESVPMTWDPVDQNPGLLTLEVPGVAESRPSVLRGDHLFALLSSETHHEDPVTYKGFVHKVELDRVKLSFSTSLLSRFVDGLTFKVNFTFNRQPLRVQHRALELTGRWLLWPMLFPVAARGVPLLPSDVKLKLYDRSLESNPEQLQAMKHIVMGTTRPAPYIIFGPPGTGKTVTLVEAIKQVVKHLPKAHILACAPSNSGADLLCQRLRVHLPSSIYRLLAPSRDIRMVPEDIKPCCNWDAKKGDYVFPSKKKLQEYRVLITTLITASRLVSAQFPIDHFTHIFIDEAGHSMEPESLVAIAGLMEVKEADNPGGQLVLAGDPRQLGPVLRCPLTQKYGLGYSLLERLLTYNALYKKGPEGFNPQFITKLLRNYRSHPTILDIPNRLYYEGELQACADVVDRERFCRWEGLPRQGFPIIFHGVMGKDEREGNSPSFFNPEEAATVTSYLKQLLAPSSKKGKARLSPRSVGVISPYRKQVEKIRYCITKLDKELRGLDDIKDLKVGSVEEFQGQERSVILISTVRSSQSFVQLDLDFNLGFLKNPKRFNVAVTRAKALLIVVGNPLLLGHDPDWKAFLEFCKENGGYTGCPFPAKLDLQQGQNLLQGLSKLSPSTSGPHCHDHLPQEREGEGGLSLQVEPEWRNEL
- the MOV10 gene encoding helicase MOV-10 isoform X4; the encoded protein is MLYGMKIASLAYVTKTRVRFFRLDRWADVWFPEKRKVKLGSDISKHHKSLLAEIFYDRAEYLHGKHGVDVEVQGPHEARDGQLLIRLDLNRKEVLTLKLRNGGTQPVTLTHLFPLCRTPQFAFYNGDQELPCPLGPGECYELHVHCKTSFVGYFPATVLWELLGPGEPGSEGAGTFYVARFLAAVAHSPLAAQLKPTTPFKRTQITRNPVVTSRIEEGERPDRAKSYDLELSMALGTYYPPPRLRQLLPILLRGTSIFTAPKEIAEIKAQLETTLKWRNYEVKLRLLLHLEELQMEHDIRHYDLESVPMTWDPVDQNPGLLTLEVPGVAESRPSVLRGDHLFALLSSETHHEDPVTYKGFVHKVELDRVKLSFSTSLLSRFVDGLTFKVNFTFNRQPLRVQHRALELTGRWLLWPMLFPVAARGVPLLPSDVKLKLYDRSLESNPEQLQAMKHIVMGTTRPAPYIIFGPPGTGKTVTLVEAIKQVVKHLPKAHILACAPSNSGADLLCQRLRVHLPSSIYRLLAPSRDIRMVPEDIKPCCNWDAKKGDYVFPSKKKLQEYRVLITTLITASRLVSAQFPIDHFTHIFIDEAGHSMEPESLVAIAGLMEVKEADNPGGQLVLAGDPRQLGPVLRCPLTQKYGLGYSLLERLLTYNALYKKGPEGFNPQFITKLLRNYRSHPTILDIPNRLYYEGELQACADVVDRERFCRWEGLPRQGFPIIFHGVMGKDEREGNSPSFFNPEEAATVTSYLKQLLAPSSKKGKARLSPRSVGVISPYRKQVEKIRYCITKLDKELRGLDDIKDLKVGSVEEFQGQERSVILISTVRSSQSFVQLDLDFNLGFLKNPKRFNVAVTRAKALLIVVGNPLLLGHDPDWKAFLEFCKENGGYTGCPFPAKLDLQQGQNLLQGLSKLSPSTSGPHCHDHLPQEREGEGGLSLQVEPEWRNEL